The Candidatus Bathyarchaeia archaeon genome includes the window ACGGGCTAATTGCGCAATACAAGAAGGGCACCACGGACGAGGACCGCCTTAGATACTTAGAGGGACTAACGAGCTTCAAACGTCCAGAATTGGTGAGAAAGGTCCAGGACTTCGCAATGGCGGGCAACGTGAAGCGTCAGGACATTGGACGTGGATTACTCCAGTTTGCCACCTCGAACCCTGATGCACACGAGGTGACCTGGGAGTGGTTTAGAGACAACATTGAGAAGCTGGACAGAATGTACGAGGGAACAGCGACGCTCTCGGCGTACATGCGAGCCTACATATCGATCATAGGCGTTGGCCGAGTTGGCGAGGTCGAGAAACTATTCAGCGAGCACAAACTGGCTGGGGCGGACGCAACGATTGAGAGATTGAAGATTCATGACAGACTTGCAGGGGAGATAACAAGATCCTAGCTCGCCCAGCGAATGACAGCTTGCACTTAGACGATGCTGCACCGGATAGCACTGTCGGGCCGTCGATGAGCCCGTTGACTTAGAGGGGGACACTCTTGCCGTTCACAACTAGTTTGAACATGATCTCCGTGGCTCTCGCTAGGGTTGCATGGACTGGGCATCTTCTATGAGTCTCTCTCGCCACTGCAACAACCAGTTCAACGGGGTCATTAGTCGAAACTCTTGTTTCAACTGTTATGCTGCTGAAGTATGGCGAGACGTGATCGATCTCGAACAGCCCTCTTCTATCCCAAGAACCGGTGACAATCGTGTCAAGCGAGTCCAATGACAATCCCGCTAGACTTGCGTTTCTGACGAATATCAGGTTCTCGCAGAATCCTACCGATGTTATGAGATAGTCCGTTGGAGTCGGGCCTTTGCCTGTACCTCCAATACTTTCCGGCTCGTCTTGGACTACCGTGAATCCTCTGACCTTTGCCTCCGAATGCTGGTCTTTGATGAGTCTGACTTCGGCTTTGTTTGTGGCTAAATGGTTCGTTGTGTCAGATGTTGCCATGGTTTGTCGAAGTGTTTCGAATCTTTGTTTCAACTCAGGGGAGATCAGTGTCATAAGTTCCGGAGGTCGCGCGGTGCCAGAAAATCCTTTCCGACAAGCTACGGTCGGTAGTGCCGCTCTTGGTCAGCAAGAAACGTTGAACAAGTCATCGCTGTTGAATAGCGCGAAGGAGGTTTGAGCGGTATCGAGGCGCTCGTGATATGCCTACTTCAGTTTCTTGGGGTCCCAGTCGATAAAGTCGGCATTTATTTTTTCGGCCTTGAGCGCGGTCTTCAATCCTCCTAAGACGCTCGTGAAAGTATAGCCTGGTCCGAGACGGAGGACATGGTGGACAACGGGCTGTTTGTGTAACTGGTAGACTTGGTCTGAGGGAAAGGAAGAATTGAGCCAGAAGATTATCGGATTCTTGATTTTCCCGTTGTATTGGACGAGTTGGCGGGCAAGAATGTGGTTTGGCGGATTATCGCGTGCGTGAAGACGCTCGTCAAATTCGAAGCTCTGCCCAACTTGGACCATGGCCGTTCCCCTGCGAGCATGCAACATTACCTGAGGCGACAGAACGCAAAGAGGACATCTGGAAAGCCAATCTCGTAGCTGCTTCTCGTAAGACTCGACCGCGTTATCGAAAGAACTCATTCCTGATCAGTATGCGCCTCTTCATAATAGAGTTGTTGACGCCGCTACCACGTCGCGGTTTTCGTTGTGTCGAGTCATCGTCTAGAATTAACGAAATGCAAGAATCTTTGTCATATGGCCGATTTTGCTTGGTGCGGGGGGTGGGATTTGAACCCACGAACCCCTACGGGACAGGGTCCTGAGCCCTGCGCCTTTGACCTGTCTTGGCAACCCCCGCGTACAAACGAGAGAAAGGAATCTGGTTTGATAAAGGCTTGAGTTGGCGGCGCCTTTAGCTGCGTGAGAGAAGCAGCCCTTCCAAATCATTTTAGGAGCCAACGCCGAGATCGGTGTCGGTGCGATCTCTGATACTTCTTGGCAAATCGGAAAAGCGTCGCTCCTACAGTCTTGTTTCTTTTATGGAGAATCCTCTCTGCAGATTTGGTCTCAGACTAAATTCTTCTTGTGGCTGAATCATCCCCAAACAGACGTGACGACCGGAAAATGTTCTCCGACATGGCTCGACTCGCTAAACTCATGTTGTTACAAAAGACCCTGGCATTGTCAGGGGTGGCGTTAATCGTCGGACAGGACGCGAAAATGCGTAGAACAGATGGCGGCCGCCAACAGCGCCCAACCGGGCTAGATCCGGTAACGTTGCACGTAACAGTTAGGGCGTTTCAAGGAGCGTTTTGATCCCTTGCTTTCTAACTCGGCGTAGAAAAACGTCCGGCCCCAAGAACCAATAGGGGATGATGAAGACGTTAAACGTCTGACAACGGCATATCCATACGTTTCTGAACCAAATCTACTTGAAAGCCCTCGATCCCCTAGGGAGGTCGATTTTCGCGCGCCCCGTCCTTCGTGAAGCGCGAAGAGATCCACGTTCAACACTACTCAACCATCCCTTCCTTCGTAGGGAGAAGCAAAAAGTGCTTCTAAAAAGTGGGAGTTTCACACCTTCTAGGATGCGATATTCCATTGTCTACTTGGTTCGCTCTAGGAT containing:
- a CDS encoding OsmC family protein, which translates into the protein MTLISPELKQRFETLRQTMATSDTTNHLATNKAEVRLIKDQHSEAKVRGFTVVQDEPESIGGTGKGPTPTDYLITSVGFCENLIFVRNASLAGLSLDSLDTIVTGSWDRRGLFEIDHVSPYFSSITVETRVSTNDPVELVVAVARETHRRCPVHATLARATEIMFKLVVNGKSVPL